The following nucleotide sequence is from Pseudomonas sp. RC10.
GTTCGATTACGCCAGCTTTCTGGCAAAGACCGTCACGGTGGTGGTCGCGATTGTCGTGGTGCTGGTTGTCATCGCGTCAATGCGCGGTCGCGGTCGTCGTGGCGCCGGGGGTCAGTTGCACGTGACCAAGCTCAATGATTTCTACAAGGGCCTGCGCGACCGCCTCGAAGGCTCGCTGCTGGACAAGGCCCGCCTGAAGGCGCTGCGCAAGGCCCAGGCCAAGGAGCAGAAGAAGGATAAGAAACAGCCGGTGGTCAAGCCGCGCGTCTATGTGCTGGATTTCGACGGTGACATCAAGGCCTCGGCCACCGAGAGCATGCGCCACGAGATCACTGCGCTGTTGACCCTCGCCACTGACAAGGACGAAGTGGTGCTGCGTCTGGAAAGTGGCGGCGGCATGGTGCACAGCTACGGCCTGGCGTCGTCGCAACTGGCGCGGATTCGTCAGGCGGGCATTCCGCTGACGATCTGCATCGACAAGGTGGCGGCCAGCGGCGGCTACATGATGGCCTGTATCGGCAACCGCATCATCAGCGCGCCGTTCGCCGTGCTGGGCTCGATTGGCGTGGTGGCGCAGCTGCCGAACGTGAATCGCCTGCTGAAGAAGCACGACATCGACTTCGAAGTGCTGACTGCCGGTGAATACAAACGCACGCTGACCGTGTTTGGCGAAAACACCGAGAAGGGCCGCGAGAAATTCCAGCAAGACCTGGACATCACTCACGAGTTATTCAAGAACTTCGTCGCCAGCTACCGCCCGCAATTGCAGATCGATGAAGTGGCCACCGGTGAAGTCTGGCTGGGCATGGCCGCCAAGGACAAACAGTTGGTTGATGAGCTGAAGACCAGCGACGAGTACCTGGCCGACAAGGCCAAGACCGCCGAGGTTTTCCATTTGCACTATGCCGAGCGCAAGAGTTTGCAGGAGCGCGTGGGCCTGGCGGCCAGCGGCTCGGTGGATCGTCTGGTGACAGGCTGGTGGAGCCGGTTGATGCAGCAGCGGTTCTGGTGATCGTTCCCACGCTCCGCGTGGGAATGCAGCCCTCGACGCTCGCGTCGCCCCTGGCGGGTCATCACTGACACAGCGCCTCACGTGTAGGAGCCGGCTTGCTGGCTCCTACAGGTGTGTGACTCACTTCAAAATAGCCATACGAAAAAGCCCCGGCTTCTCACGGAGCCGGGGCTTTTTGTTGCTCGCTTTTCAGCGTCGAATCAACGACGACGGAACAGCGGCAGTGGCTCGTCAGTGGCAGCCTGGTAGGTCACGGAGAAGTCTTTCAGGCTTTCCAGCGCCTCATACGGGTCTTTGTCCGCGCGAATGGCGAAGGCGTCGAAGCCGCAACGGCGCAGGTAGAACAGTTGATCGCGCAACACGTCGCCAATCGCCCGCAGTTCGCCCTTGAAGCCGTAGCGGTCGCGCAGCAGGCGCGCATTGGAGTAGCTGCGGCCGTCGGTGAATGCCGGAAAGTTCAGGGCAATGACCTGGAACTGGCTGGCGTCCTCACCGATTTCTTCGGCTTCTTCGTCGGCATCGAGCCACACGCCAAGGCCACCATCGCGAGCCTTGAGCGCATGGCCGTGGTCACGCCACAGCGCCAGCGGCACGATCAGGTCGTCGCAGTTGGACAGGCCGTCGAGGGTGGTGTCCTTCGGCAGCAGGTGCCAGGTCTCGTCGATGACTGCGTTGTTCTTAATGATTCGCTGCATAGACGCGCTCCTTGAAAGGGTCGATGCCGATACGCTGGTACGTGTCGATGAAACGCTCGTCTTCGTTGCGTTTTTCGACGTAGACGTTGATCAGCTTCTCGATCACGTCCGGCATGGCGTCCTGTGCGAAC
It contains:
- the sohB gene encoding protease SohB, with the protein product MEFMFDYASFLAKTVTVVVAIVVVLVVIASMRGRGRRGAGGQLHVTKLNDFYKGLRDRLEGSLLDKARLKALRKAQAKEQKKDKKQPVVKPRVYVLDFDGDIKASATESMRHEITALLTLATDKDEVVLRLESGGGMVHSYGLASSQLARIRQAGIPLTICIDKVAASGGYMMACIGNRIISAPFAVLGSIGVVAQLPNVNRLLKKHDIDFEVLTAGEYKRTLTVFGENTEKGREKFQQDLDITHELFKNFVASYRPQLQIDEVATGEVWLGMAAKDKQLVDELKTSDEYLADKAKTAEVFHLHYAERKSLQERVGLAASGSVDRLVTGWWSRLMQQRFW
- a CDS encoding DUF934 domain-containing protein, translating into MQRIIKNNAVIDETWHLLPKDTTLDGLSNCDDLIVPLALWRDHGHALKARDGGLGVWLDADEEAEEIGEDASQFQVIALNFPAFTDGRSYSNARLLRDRYGFKGELRAIGDVLRDQLFYLRRCGFDAFAIRADKDPYEALESLKDFSVTYQAATDEPLPLFRRR